In one Pseudomonas sp. SCA2728.1_7 genomic region, the following are encoded:
- a CDS encoding recombinase family protein, whose protein sequence is MGKRIGYARVSTDDQNLDLQRDALALAGCSTVYEETMSGKSADRPELGHCLKALRNGDTLVVWRLDRLGRSLPDLVGIVSSLEQEGVAFESIAERIETTSAAGKLIFHVFAALAEFERNLIRERTRAGLAAARARGRKGGRKPALDDRQVREIRALLRDPEIQVTDVARRYGVSRTTLYRYVGSPKSSAVV, encoded by the coding sequence ATGGGAAAGCGGATTGGATATGCCCGAGTGTCGACTGATGATCAGAACCTCGACCTGCAGCGAGATGCACTTGCTCTGGCTGGGTGCTCAACAGTCTACGAGGAGACCATGAGCGGCAAGTCGGCGGACAGGCCGGAGCTGGGGCATTGCCTTAAAGCTCTGCGTAACGGTGACACTCTGGTTGTCTGGCGACTGGACCGCCTCGGTCGCTCTTTGCCTGACTTGGTTGGGATTGTCAGTAGCTTGGAGCAGGAAGGGGTGGCCTTCGAATCCATAGCCGAACGAATCGAAACCACCAGCGCTGCCGGCAAGCTGATCTTTCACGTGTTCGCTGCCCTGGCTGAGTTTGAGCGCAACCTCATTCGAGAACGAACTCGTGCAGGACTGGCTGCGGCTCGTGCCCGTGGGAGAAAAGGTGGACGCAAGCCTGCGCTGGATGATCGTCAGGTGCGTGAGATACGAGCTCTTCTCAGAGATCCTGAGATACAGGTGACCGATGTTGCCCGACGGTATGGCGTTTCTCGAACAACGCTTTACCGCTACGTCGGTTCGCCGAAATCATCTGCGGTCGTTTAA
- a CDS encoding integrase has protein sequence MKQSFHGHFDRDLTKAGSAILREAVRRGLLSQHEAMIHEQQWAQFSVYANESHEVDILEFVNKKLVREYGEELYIQAYQGNLPLESVSGLLETVYAVMGFATNGRWKGAAANVGSRLGFPSHARITVPRSLDRTKFEAAMVDIQALYSEQLATLIRSVRYLGMSLLEAFFFNAEDAHKDAEEESIFYVFSKDKHEHRIINISAPEQIVILEKAAAFQKLQGSSHATPAAWRTWKLKNLPAAQELLLSHGLNIDDCRAAYACELYRRLSGHHAPILEGKAPHDEDLEARNHVAYELGIMRVWETDAYVGARANLRKEAAGTNR, from the coding sequence ATGAAGCAGAGTTTCCACGGACATTTTGATCGGGACTTGACCAAGGCCGGCTCGGCAATTCTCAGGGAGGCAGTCCGACGCGGGCTTCTCAGTCAGCACGAGGCCATGATCCACGAACAGCAATGGGCGCAGTTTAGTGTTTATGCCAACGAGTCTCATGAGGTAGATATCCTGGAATTCGTCAATAAAAAATTGGTGAGGGAGTACGGGGAAGAGCTATATATCCAGGCATACCAAGGAAATCTCCCGCTGGAAAGCGTGTCAGGCCTGCTTGAGACTGTATATGCAGTGATGGGCTTCGCAACTAATGGGCGCTGGAAAGGCGCAGCGGCTAACGTCGGTAGCCGTCTTGGCTTTCCAAGCCATGCACGGATTACCGTACCGCGCAGTCTTGACCGAACTAAGTTTGAAGCCGCGATGGTGGATATTCAGGCTCTCTACTCAGAGCAGCTAGCAACATTAATCAGGTCAGTTCGATACCTTGGCATGTCATTGCTTGAGGCTTTTTTCTTCAACGCAGAAGATGCTCACAAGGACGCCGAAGAAGAAAGCATCTTTTATGTGTTCAGCAAAGATAAACATGAGCATCGGATCATTAATATTTCTGCCCCTGAGCAAATTGTAATTTTGGAGAAGGCCGCGGCATTTCAAAAACTTCAGGGCAGCAGTCACGCGACACCAGCAGCTTGGCGTACATGGAAATTAAAGAACCTACCTGCCGCGCAAGAGCTTTTACTTTCTCACGGACTAAATATTGATGATTGTCGCGCGGCATATGCCTGCGAGCTCTACCGGCGATTGTCTGGTCACCACGCCCCGATTCTAGAGGGAAAAGCTCCCCACGATGAGGATCTGGAGGCCCGGAATCACGTCGCCTACGAGCTCGGGATTATGCGTGTCTGGGAAACTGATGCGTACGTCGGTGCCCGAGCCAACCTGAGGAAGGAAGCCGCCGGTACCAATCGCTAA
- a CDS encoding FAD-binding and (Fe-S)-binding domain-containing protein gives MTLPANFLRDAQQLIPAERRFDDPLSTLAFGTDASFYRLIPKLVIRVESEDEVVGLLKLAQRDHVPVTFRAAGTSLSGQAISDSVLIVLGDNWNAREIRDQGMQIRLQPGVIGAQANAWLAPFGRKIGPDPASINASKIGGIVANNASGMCCGTAQNTYHTLAGIRLVLADGTRLDTEDAASVAAFRVSHGDLLERLATLGRETRAHTELAARIRHKYRLKNTTGLSLNALVDFDEPVDILSHLLVGSEGTLGFISAVTYDTVIDHPNKASALIVFPNVETCCNAVTVLKSQPVSAVELLDRRSLRSVQDKPGMPAFVQQLSNNACALLIESRAASSTLLQEQLAQIMASLSGFPVEKQVDFTEDPAENAKLWAIRKDTFPAVGAVRKTGTTVIIEDVTFPVEQLAIGVNRLIELFDKHAYDEAILFGHALEGNLHFVFTQGFNNPEEVARYQAFMDDVAQLVAVEFGGSLKAEHGTGRNMAPFVELEWGSDAYQLMWQLKRLLDPNGILNPDVVLSEDPQIHLKHLKPLPAADEIVDKCIECGFCEPVCPSKGLTLSPRQRIVIWRDIQAKKRAGIDTRELEEAYEYQGIDTCAATGLCAQRCPVGINTGELVKKLRARHATHQKTADWIEGNFAKTLQGARFTLHVANGARMLLGAPRLAKLSATITRLSKGQVPLWTNAMPQPEKAIRFSPSVSDERPRVVYLAACVSRVMGPAAGDKEQMSLYDKTRGLLEKAGYQVVFPDNQDNLCCGQPFASKGYAEQAEHKRQELISALLHASRGGLDPIYCDTSPCTLRLVQDVGETRLDLYDPVRFIRTHLLNRLDFTPQDAPIAVHVTCSTQHLGESQALIDLARKCSKTVVIPEGIHCCGFAGDKGFTTPELNSHSLRTLKDAVQHCSEGVSTSRTCEIGLTQHGGIDYHGLVYLVDRVTRARAS, from the coding sequence ATGACGCTTCCAGCGAACTTCCTGCGTGATGCGCAGCAACTGATTCCGGCGGAGCGCCGTTTTGATGATCCGTTATCGACGCTGGCTTTCGGCACCGATGCGAGTTTTTATCGGCTGATCCCGAAACTGGTGATCCGCGTCGAATCCGAAGACGAAGTCGTGGGCCTGCTGAAACTGGCTCAGCGCGACCATGTCCCGGTGACCTTCCGTGCGGCCGGCACCAGCCTTTCCGGTCAGGCGATCAGCGATTCTGTTTTGATCGTGCTTGGGGATAACTGGAACGCCCGCGAGATTCGCGACCAAGGCATGCAGATTCGCCTGCAACCGGGAGTGATTGGCGCACAAGCCAACGCTTGGCTGGCACCGTTCGGGCGCAAGATCGGCCCGGATCCGGCGTCGATCAACGCCTCCAAGATCGGCGGTATCGTCGCCAACAATGCCAGCGGCATGTGCTGTGGCACCGCGCAAAACACCTACCACACGCTGGCCGGGATTCGTCTTGTACTGGCCGATGGCACGCGTCTGGATACCGAAGACGCTGCCAGTGTCGCGGCATTCCGCGTAAGCCACGGCGATCTGCTTGAGCGCTTGGCGACTTTAGGTCGCGAGACCCGCGCCCACACCGAACTGGCTGCAAGAATCCGCCACAAATACCGTCTGAAAAATACCACCGGCCTGTCTCTGAATGCCTTGGTGGATTTCGATGAGCCTGTGGATATCTTGAGCCACCTGCTGGTCGGCTCCGAAGGCACCCTCGGCTTCATCAGCGCAGTGACCTATGACACCGTGATCGATCACCCGAACAAGGCCTCGGCGCTGATCGTGTTTCCGAATGTGGAGACCTGCTGCAATGCCGTCACCGTGTTGAAAAGCCAACCGGTGTCAGCCGTGGAATTGCTCGATCGACGCAGCCTGCGCTCGGTGCAGGACAAACCGGGCATGCCCGCTTTCGTACAACAGCTTTCGAACAATGCCTGCGCGCTGCTCATCGAATCCCGCGCTGCATCTTCCACGTTGCTGCAGGAACAACTGGCGCAAATCATGGCTTCGCTCAGTGGTTTTCCGGTGGAGAAGCAGGTCGACTTCACCGAAGACCCTGCCGAGAACGCCAAGCTCTGGGCGATCCGCAAGGACACCTTCCCCGCTGTCGGCGCCGTGCGCAAAACCGGCACCACGGTGATCATCGAAGACGTGACCTTCCCGGTCGAACAACTGGCCATCGGTGTAAACCGCTTGATCGAGTTGTTCGATAAACATGCCTACGACGAAGCGATCCTTTTCGGACACGCATTGGAAGGCAATCTGCACTTCGTCTTCACCCAAGGCTTCAACAATCCGGAAGAAGTCGCACGCTATCAAGCGTTCATGGACGACGTCGCGCAACTGGTCGCCGTGGAATTCGGTGGTTCACTGAAAGCCGAACACGGCACCGGCCGCAACATGGCGCCGTTCGTGGAACTGGAATGGGGCAGCGACGCCTATCAGTTGATGTGGCAGCTCAAACGTCTACTCGACCCTAACGGCATTCTTAACCCGGACGTGGTGCTCAGCGAAGACCCACAGATCCACCTCAAACATCTGAAACCGCTGCCGGCAGCCGACGAGATTGTCGATAAGTGCATCGAGTGCGGTTTCTGTGAACCGGTCTGTCCGTCGAAAGGACTGACCCTCAGCCCGCGCCAGCGCATCGTCATCTGGCGCGATATTCAGGCGAAAAAACGTGCGGGCATCGACACCCGCGAACTGGAAGAAGCCTACGAGTACCAAGGCATCGACACCTGCGCCGCCACCGGTCTGTGCGCACAGCGTTGCCCGGTAGGCATCAATACCGGTGAGCTGGTGAAAAAACTCCGAGCCCGGCACGCGACGCATCAGAAAACCGCTGACTGGATAGAAGGAAATTTCGCCAAGACCCTGCAAGGCGCACGCTTCACCCTGCACGTGGCCAACGGCGCGCGAATGCTGCTCGGCGCACCGCGTCTGGCGAAACTTTCGGCAACGATTACGCGCCTGTCCAAAGGCCAGGTGCCGCTGTGGACGAATGCGATGCCGCAACCGGAGAAGGCCATTCGCTTCAGCCCCAGCGTCTCGGATGAACGCCCGCGTGTTGTCTATCTGGCAGCTTGTGTGTCGCGAGTCATGGGCCCAGCGGCGGGTGATAAAGAGCAAATGTCGCTGTACGACAAAACCCGTGGGCTGCTGGAAAAGGCCGGTTACCAAGTGGTCTTCCCGGACAATCAGGACAACCTCTGCTGCGGCCAGCCCTTCGCCTCAAAAGGCTACGCCGAACAGGCCGAACACAAACGTCAGGAGCTGATCAGCGCACTGCTGCATGCCAGTCGCGGCGGGCTTGATCCGATCTACTGCGACACCAGCCCGTGCACGTTGCGGCTGGTGCAGGACGTAGGAGAAACCCGTCTGGATCTGTACGACCCGGTGCGATTCATCCGTACGCACCTTCTCAATCGACTGGACTTCACGCCACAAGACGCACCGATTGCCGTGCACGTGACTTGCAGCACACAACATCTGGGCGAAAGCCAGGCGTTGATCGATCTGGCGCGCAAGTGCAGCAAAACCGTGGTAATCCCGGAAGGCATTCATTGCTGTGGGTTTGCTGGCGACAAAGGCTTCACCACGCCTGAGCTGAACAGCCATTCGCTGCGCACGCTCAAGGATGCCGTTCAGCATTGCAGCGAGGGAGTTTCCACCAGCCGCACCTGTGAGATCGGCCTGACGCAACATGGCGGAATCGACTACCACGGGTTGGTCTATCTGGTGGATCGCGTGACCCGGGCAAGGGCCTCCTGA
- a CDS encoding integrase arm-type DNA-binding domain-containing protein yields MPLKDTNCRNAKPQDKPYRLYDEQGLYLEVQPNGGRYWRLKYRFLGKEKRLALGVYPEVGLQEARRKRDDARVQLASGQDPSLQRRMAKVVSQLDHQHTFESVAEQWLTIRESTWDPEYTRTVRQRLELNAYPWLGKLPISSISTPMLVENLQRIIKRGARETARRVAQIYKQIFEFAEAAGITPPNQIGNLSRTLPAKRVKHFAAVTDPEKLGALLKALDSYTGTLPVCCALKLAPLLFCRPGDLRHMEWSEVNMDAGEWLIPGHKMKGLTATKQDRPDHLVPLSQQAVAVLRELKPLTGRHRYAFPSARGGDRPMSNNAVLSALRRMDISGDEMTGHGFRATARTIGAEVLGFRPDLLEHQLAHTVKNPLGRAYDRTTFLPERHEMMQIWADYLDSIKS; encoded by the coding sequence ATGCCCCTGAAAGACACCAACTGCCGCAACGCCAAGCCCCAGGACAAGCCATACCGCCTGTACGACGAACAAGGTTTGTACCTTGAAGTGCAGCCCAACGGAGGCCGTTACTGGCGCTTGAAGTACCGCTTTCTGGGAAAGGAAAAGCGCCTGGCGCTTGGTGTTTATCCTGAGGTCGGCCTGCAGGAGGCACGACGCAAGCGTGATGATGCTCGTGTCCAGCTCGCCAGCGGCCAAGACCCTTCGCTGCAAAGACGCATGGCCAAGGTAGTCAGCCAGCTCGATCACCAACACACCTTTGAATCGGTCGCTGAGCAATGGCTCACTATTCGCGAATCAACCTGGGATCCGGAATACACCCGCACGGTGCGGCAGCGCCTTGAACTCAATGCCTACCCCTGGTTGGGAAAACTCCCGATCAGCAGCATCAGCACGCCCATGCTGGTCGAAAACCTGCAGCGCATCATCAAGCGCGGTGCTCGCGAGACGGCACGTCGTGTAGCTCAAATCTACAAACAGATTTTCGAGTTCGCCGAAGCTGCCGGTATCACCCCGCCCAACCAGATAGGGAATCTCTCACGGACGCTCCCAGCCAAGCGGGTGAAACACTTTGCTGCCGTGACCGATCCTGAAAAACTCGGCGCACTGCTCAAAGCACTGGATAGCTACACGGGAACACTGCCTGTTTGTTGTGCACTCAAACTGGCCCCGTTGTTGTTCTGCCGGCCCGGTGACCTGCGCCACATGGAGTGGTCCGAGGTCAATATGGATGCTGGCGAGTGGTTGATTCCTGGCCACAAAATGAAGGGCCTTACTGCGACCAAACAGGATCGCCCAGATCACTTGGTTCCCCTCAGCCAACAAGCAGTCGCAGTTCTGCGCGAGCTGAAACCACTCACTGGCAGACATAGATATGCCTTCCCCTCAGCCCGAGGAGGCGACCGGCCGATGTCCAACAATGCCGTACTCAGCGCATTACGCCGCATGGACATCAGCGGCGACGAAATGACTGGGCACGGCTTTCGTGCGACAGCGAGAACCATAGGTGCGGAGGTGCTGGGGTTTCGTCCCGATCTCTTGGAGCATCAGCTTGCTCATACGGTAAAAAATCCGCTGGGACGTGCATACGATCGAACCACCTTCTTGCCGGAGCGCCATGAAATGATGCAGATCTGGGCCGACTATTTGGACTCGATAAAGAGCTGA
- a CDS encoding AAA family ATPase, with protein sequence MQRRTPQQPGWMVELTAAVDIPVEKIQWIWPGWLPRAKLSILAGAGGCGKTTLAISLAATLSRGGDWPDGSKCEVAGNIVIWSGEDGIADTIIPRLTAADADLTRVHIIEGLSDQRGNRRQFDPAANFTLLNEAAARIDGVSLLIFDPLINLIRGDMHRANEVRQGLQMVVDFAEQHCCSVLGISHLSKSASQSSVADRVIGSQAFSALARTVLVAGKANNSEARVLVRAKSNVSIDIGGIEYFVKPIVIGEQLETTCIRWGEAVEGSAETILADIERTGGARPVSATQEACSFLEATLQAGPVSITALQSLAEESCISWASIRRAQKQLGIRSCKVGMQGGWVWELPTAL encoded by the coding sequence ATGCAGCGCCGAACACCTCAACAGCCGGGCTGGATGGTAGAACTCACAGCGGCAGTAGATATTCCAGTGGAAAAAATCCAGTGGATATGGCCAGGCTGGTTGCCAAGGGCAAAGCTATCCATTCTTGCCGGCGCAGGTGGATGCGGTAAAACCACGCTTGCGATATCGCTGGCCGCCACGCTCAGTAGAGGTGGTGACTGGCCAGACGGCAGCAAATGTGAGGTCGCAGGCAACATCGTAATCTGGAGCGGCGAGGATGGTATAGCTGACACGATCATTCCTCGCCTTACGGCTGCAGATGCCGACCTAACCCGCGTGCACATCATCGAGGGGCTCAGTGATCAGCGTGGGAACAGGCGACAGTTTGATCCTGCAGCCAACTTTACCCTTTTAAATGAGGCAGCCGCACGGATTGACGGCGTTTCATTGCTGATTTTCGACCCACTGATCAATCTCATCCGTGGGGACATGCACCGAGCCAACGAAGTTCGGCAGGGACTACAGATGGTGGTGGATTTTGCCGAACAGCATTGCTGCTCCGTGCTCGGTATATCTCACCTCAGCAAAAGCGCCTCTCAGTCCTCTGTAGCTGATCGAGTCATCGGCAGCCAGGCATTCTCAGCACTTGCTCGCACGGTACTGGTGGCCGGGAAAGCTAATAACTCTGAAGCTCGGGTGCTTGTCCGGGCCAAGTCGAACGTTTCGATCGATATAGGGGGGATAGAGTATTTCGTTAAGCCCATCGTGATAGGCGAGCAGCTGGAAACAACCTGCATCCGGTGGGGAGAGGCCGTCGAAGGAAGCGCTGAAACTATTTTGGCGGATATCGAGCGAACGGGTGGAGCGAGACCAGTATCAGCGACTCAAGAAGCTTGCAGCTTTCTTGAAGCCACGCTGCAAGCAGGCCCTGTCTCGATCACTGCGCTGCAGTCTTTAGCTGAGGAGTCATGCATCTCTTGGGCATCAATACGTAGAGCGCAGAAACAGCTAGGTATCCGCTCATGCAAGGTGGGCATGCAAGGCGGATGGGTATGGGAGCTGCCCACCGCCCTCTGA
- a CDS encoding AlpA family transcriptional regulator: MHVSNFDDVSDDDKILRLRDVESIVGLKRSTIYRKISEGHFPRQRLLCGSSVGWRNSEIQAWIRQREAL; encoded by the coding sequence ATGCACGTTAGCAACTTTGACGACGTCAGCGACGATGACAAAATTCTTCGTTTACGCGATGTCGAGTCAATCGTCGGCCTAAAACGCTCAACAATCTATCGCAAAATATCGGAGGGCCATTTCCCGCGCCAACGCCTTTTGTGCGGCTCCAGCGTCGGCTGGCGGAACAGTGAAATCCAGGCTTGGATTCGGCAAAGGGAGGCGCTGTAA
- the mobI gene encoding conjugative transfer protein MobI(A/C), with amino-acid sequence MSKEAQAIVTLLDQQYEQLLTDARCLVASYVDASMKLYKKTGVKSVVAGVSIKQVSPNAYSIYWCKLVPLQGQKNKFAPLTIAKGNGKHKYPASSFEFVEYPYRHLVLQVEGRLAEIRRVASENRQLRRTLVAYEKKLSRYQALNHGDLYSAG; translated from the coding sequence ATGAGCAAAGAAGCACAAGCGATAGTCACCCTGCTGGATCAGCAGTACGAGCAGTTGCTTACGGACGCGAGATGCCTGGTAGCAAGCTATGTGGATGCGTCCATGAAGCTGTACAAAAAGACCGGGGTCAAATCTGTTGTGGCCGGCGTATCAATCAAGCAGGTGAGCCCGAATGCGTATTCGATCTACTGGTGCAAGCTGGTGCCGCTGCAAGGACAAAAAAACAAATTCGCGCCCCTGACTATTGCCAAGGGGAATGGCAAACATAAATACCCGGCTTCCTCGTTTGAGTTTGTTGAATATCCATACCGTCACCTCGTTCTGCAAGTTGAGGGGCGGCTTGCGGAGATTCGCCGCGTTGCGAGCGAGAATCGTCAGCTACGTCGGACGTTGGTCGCTTATGAGAAGAAGCTGTCTAGATACCAAGCGCTTAATCATGGCGACCTCTATTCGGCAGGGTAG
- a CDS encoding radical SAM protein has product MWHITDVCPLSCPYCFSPKTEQTVLPEAIDRILTIFEQLGVQKIDIGGGEPLVYQHLPMLIEKIRAQGICCTLTTSGVGRRDNLEFLPSLAPHLTRLIMSLDAYGGAHDRLRGNINAWKNVNDIVRQLDETTRRQKLRINTVATSSFEFESTFEQLAKWVDQSGVREWCLIQPHPANQKETYKDYHLSERQFEAVVQRARQLLESEVALIVRKSSLYSDYWVLHPSGLLQKHTTGAVDGVGIDVALNDIEDITAVILSSGASAPLEEK; this is encoded by the coding sequence ATGTGGCACATAACAGATGTGTGTCCGCTAAGCTGCCCGTACTGCTTTTCGCCAAAAACAGAGCAAACCGTGCTCCCTGAGGCGATAGATCGTATCTTGACTATTTTTGAACAACTGGGAGTTCAAAAAATTGATATCGGCGGTGGTGAGCCTTTGGTTTATCAACATTTGCCGATGCTCATCGAAAAAATCCGGGCACAAGGGATATGTTGTACCCTCACTACCAGCGGTGTGGGGCGAAGAGACAACCTTGAGTTCCTTCCCTCGTTAGCCCCGCATCTCACAAGGTTAATCATGAGTCTGGATGCATATGGTGGAGCTCATGACCGGTTAAGGGGGAATATCAACGCCTGGAAAAATGTCAATGATATTGTGCGGCAACTTGATGAGACAACACGTCGGCAAAAACTGCGTATAAACACAGTGGCAACCAGTTCCTTCGAGTTTGAGTCGACTTTTGAGCAGTTAGCAAAATGGGTTGATCAGTCTGGTGTCCGAGAGTGGTGCTTGATTCAACCTCACCCAGCCAATCAGAAAGAAACCTACAAAGACTACCACCTCAGTGAGCGCCAATTCGAGGCCGTGGTTCAGCGTGCCAGGCAGCTTTTAGAATCAGAGGTCGCGCTGATTGTGCGCAAGTCTAGCCTCTACAGTGATTACTGGGTTTTACATCCTTCGGGGCTTCTACAAAAGCACACCACTGGCGCGGTCGATGGTGTTGGGATAGATGTAGCACTAAATGATATTGAAGACATCACGGCCGTAATCTTATCGTCTGGCGCAAGTGCGCCATTGGAGGAAAAATGA
- a CDS encoding caspase family protein has product MSFPTRIIFIGFGVSNYRSRAPLSGPIKDPFLLYEALRLAAASTFLEERSIVVLDPTGAQFIATIESAMGSCLPNDLLILYFSGHAEIKLGQLELLLIDDPAFQGRCSIDRLLDTHRLANRPKILLLLDCCYSATAATAIFKNSSAGWLINVELLTPTAAYELAEDAEDGSPFAHALRQALGTLVNQNEPVTVNRLVQNVNRLTTGSTELQHHRVDGVLDLNIAKAQVQDDDFVRLIETTYQRIVTGRQSERETLWFALSDEPEKLTLEIFSRIERDRYLEPSWLVRRAMGSSLSTVKYLREQSRRHVMNLIRSGLWMNVAVGLNAAKRVFEASITIEHCIDLLNSDMPMDIKWLAALYLNDVDPEYRVDWDSALSDGFRDSGWGLYELTRVLKLTVPSEVVTHSRQNATHQSDPVAYLLFMSELDQAQDEKVGLNVLKNYSGITKLPLLKAAWKLHSSKPRGTTSAFGSRKWLRSKLYGAWRQAISLDIGRDLLGHMKLSDRHEFLAAIPKLVPSVPHRMAVFEGGGPGVGDLDHLCWAAIDPHPWVRRAFLEYLCRHDFEQWQRQVNELNWTEILDVNRDQYPGQVDLLLQVAITLRYQPLTSTAAQALRKCIEGLPANEQEFISQALKNEGVVF; this is encoded by the coding sequence GTGAGTTTTCCTACGCGGATCATTTTTATCGGGTTTGGTGTCTCAAATTACCGATCCAGGGCGCCTTTATCTGGTCCCATTAAAGACCCTTTTTTGCTCTATGAAGCGCTTCGTCTTGCCGCAGCGTCTACTTTTCTTGAAGAACGCAGCATTGTGGTGCTTGACCCGACCGGCGCGCAGTTTATCGCTACCATTGAGTCCGCGATGGGAAGTTGCCTACCCAATGATTTACTTATTTTGTATTTCAGTGGGCATGCTGAGATAAAGTTGGGTCAACTTGAACTACTCTTGATCGATGACCCTGCATTTCAAGGGCGATGCTCAATCGATCGACTGCTTGATACTCATCGTTTGGCCAATCGTCCAAAAATTTTGTTACTACTTGATTGCTGCTATTCCGCCACTGCAGCAACAGCTATATTCAAAAACTCGTCTGCCGGGTGGCTGATTAATGTGGAACTGTTGACTCCCACGGCGGCCTATGAATTGGCAGAGGATGCAGAGGATGGCAGTCCTTTTGCCCATGCACTACGGCAAGCTCTTGGTACCTTAGTTAACCAAAACGAGCCGGTGACGGTTAATCGGTTGGTACAAAATGTAAATCGACTAACAACCGGCAGCACTGAGTTGCAGCATCATAGAGTAGATGGCGTCTTAGACTTGAACATTGCAAAAGCTCAAGTTCAAGACGATGACTTTGTTAGACTGATCGAAACCACATATCAGCGTATCGTAACGGGACGGCAGTCAGAACGAGAGACGCTATGGTTTGCATTGAGCGATGAGCCAGAAAAACTCACTCTTGAAATTTTTTCCCGCATCGAGCGTGACCGGTACTTGGAGCCCAGTTGGCTAGTGCGTCGTGCAATGGGCAGTTCACTGAGTACTGTAAAATACTTACGGGAGCAGTCCCGGCGGCATGTGATGAACCTAATTAGATCTGGTTTGTGGATGAACGTAGCTGTTGGGTTGAATGCCGCTAAGCGAGTTTTTGAAGCGTCGATAACCATAGAGCATTGTATCGATTTACTTAACTCTGACATGCCCATGGATATAAAATGGCTCGCCGCCTTATATCTAAATGATGTGGATCCTGAATATCGCGTTGATTGGGACTCAGCGTTGTCAGATGGCTTTCGCGATTCAGGTTGGGGACTCTACGAATTAACTCGAGTCCTAAAGCTCACCGTTCCCTCAGAGGTCGTGACACATTCCAGGCAGAATGCCACGCATCAAAGTGATCCAGTCGCCTATCTGCTCTTTATGAGCGAATTAGACCAAGCTCAGGATGAAAAAGTCGGTCTGAACGTGCTCAAAAATTATAGCGGCATAACGAAACTTCCTCTTCTGAAGGCTGCGTGGAAGCTGCACTCTAGTAAACCTCGAGGTACGACCAGTGCGTTCGGATCTCGGAAGTGGTTGCGCTCGAAACTATATGGAGCTTGGCGTCAGGCGATTAGTCTTGATATCGGGCGCGATCTCCTCGGGCATATGAAGTTGTCTGATAGGCATGAATTTTTAGCTGCTATACCCAAGTTGGTGCCCAGCGTCCCTCATCGCATGGCTGTTTTTGAAGGGGGGGGGCCAGGCGTTGGTGATTTGGATCACTTGTGTTGGGCTGCCATTGACCCTCATCCTTGGGTGCGCCGGGCATTTTTAGAATACCTATGCCGTCATGACTTTGAGCAGTGGCAGAGACAGGTCAATGAGCTGAACTGGACGGAAATATTGGACGTCAATCGCGACCAGTATCCAGGTCAAGTTGACCTTTTATTGCAGGTGGCCATAACTTTACGTTATCAACCCCTTACCAGCACAGCAGCGCAAGCGTTGAGAAAGTGTATAGAGGGGCTGCCGGCTAATGAACAGGAGTTCATAAGCCAAGCGTTAAAGAACGAGGGCGTTGTATTCTAA